Proteins encoded within one genomic window of uncultured Desulfobacter sp.:
- a CDS encoding Trp family transcriptional regulator: MRIDQELLDVILSIKNKDELECFFEEIFTPAELSDLSLRWKLLKDLHAGMTQRKIAEKYGISLCKITRGSKVLKKKGSVALKVLDSLSDKFQGQFGP, encoded by the coding sequence ATGCGTATCGATCAAGAATTACTGGACGTCATTTTATCCATTAAAAACAAGGATGAGCTGGAATGTTTTTTTGAAGAAATTTTTACACCGGCGGAGCTTTCGGACCTTTCTTTGCGCTGGAAGCTTTTAAAAGATTTGCATGCGGGAATGACCCAGCGCAAAATTGCTGAAAAATACGGCATCAGTCTGTGTAAAATAACCCGGGGATCAAAGGTGCTGAAAAAAAAAGGTTCTGTTGCACTTAAGGTTTTAGATTCATTGAGTGATAAGTTCCAGGGCCAGTTCGGACCATAG
- a CDS encoding ornithine cyclodeaminase family protein codes for MLYIGKKDIAKVDRSLILNAISNAYTLLLDENYTMPDRIHVQNGENTLLLMPCFESNYFATKLVSVFPDAPRLGAPAVNGIMTLADNKTGMPLAVMDGAALTAERTGAVGGLAVKILTRENIETAGVIGAGVQGVAQVRYLLLNRRIKQMMIFNRSPETARARVAGLASEYPDVDFKVAQTADGLVKACNLVVAATTSKTPVFSNDPELVKGKTFISIGSFRPDMKEFPDAVIETANRIYVDTPFASKEAGDLSQPLAQGLVKNSELIGFSSLVRDPLTDEQKKDPAFNTLFFKCVGMALFDLTVASAVYEFALKNDLGVKLDF; via the coding sequence GTGCTCTATATTGGCAAAAAAGATATTGCAAAAGTTGACCGGTCTCTGATTCTAAACGCCATTTCCAATGCCTACACGTTGCTCCTGGATGAAAACTACACAATGCCAGACCGAATTCATGTTCAAAATGGTGAGAACACCCTTTTATTAATGCCCTGCTTTGAAAGCAACTATTTTGCCACCAAACTGGTTTCTGTTTTTCCGGATGCTCCGAGATTGGGGGCACCGGCTGTCAACGGGATTATGACCTTGGCGGACAATAAAACCGGCATGCCGCTGGCTGTCATGGACGGGGCCGCGTTGACGGCAGAGCGTACCGGTGCTGTGGGCGGGCTTGCCGTCAAGATTTTAACACGTGAAAACATTGAAACTGCCGGTGTGATAGGCGCTGGTGTTCAGGGGGTGGCCCAGGTCAGGTATCTGCTGCTCAATCGTAGAATAAAGCAGATGATGATTTTTAATCGTTCTCCCGAGACTGCCCGGGCGAGGGTCGCCGGCCTTGCAAGCGAGTATCCTGATGTCGATTTTAAGGTGGCACAGACTGCAGACGGTCTGGTCAAGGCCTGTAATCTTGTCGTGGCCGCCACAACAAGCAAGACGCCGGTGTTCAGCAATGATCCCGAACTGGTAAAGGGAAAAACCTTTATCTCCATTGGATCATTCAGACCGGATATGAAGGAGTTTCCTGATGCCGTCATTGAAACGGCAAATCGTATCTATGTGGACACCCCCTTTGCATCAAAGGAGGCCGGCGATCTCAGTCAGCCCCTGGCGCAAGGCCTTGTCAAAAATTCAGAATTGATAGGTTTTTCAAGCCTTGTCCGTGACCCTTTGACCGATGAACAGAAAAAGGATCCGGCGTTCAATACCTTATTTTTCAAGTGTGTGGGCATGGCTTTATTTGACCTGACAGTGGCATCCGCTGTTTACGAGTTTGCATTAAAAAATGATTTAGGCGTTAAATTAGATTTTTAA
- the amrA gene encoding AmmeMemoRadiSam system protein A: MISDKQGKMLLEMARISIAEKLGLPVDKSQIDLDQSFLEAKLGLFVSLHKNSCLRGCIGVIEPIEPLKTGIKEIARLAAFKDSRFAPLSEDEFDQVDLEISLLSPPEEFEYDGANELLQRLVPFKHGVIIKKGSRQATFLPQVWEQLPDPASFLSQLCIKAGLDADEWGKGSLTVHTYRVHLFSEKK; the protein is encoded by the coding sequence ATGATCAGTGACAAGCAAGGTAAGATGCTGCTGGAAATGGCTCGTATCAGTATTGCCGAAAAACTCGGGTTGCCTGTGGATAAGTCGCAAATTGATTTAGACCAGTCCTTTCTTGAAGCTAAACTGGGTCTGTTTGTGAGCTTGCATAAAAACAGCTGTTTAAGAGGTTGCATTGGTGTCATAGAACCGATTGAACCATTGAAAACAGGAATTAAGGAAATTGCAAGGCTTGCGGCTTTCAAAGATTCACGTTTTGCGCCCCTTTCCGAGGATGAATTTGACCAGGTGGATCTGGAGATCAGTCTTTTGTCTCCGCCTGAAGAATTCGAATACGATGGGGCAAATGAATTGCTCCAAAGACTTGTACCGTTCAAACATGGCGTAATTATTAAGAAAGGAAGCAGGCAGGCAACCTTTCTTCCCCAGGTTTGGGAACAATTGCCTGACCCGGCTTCCTTTTTATCCCAATTGTGTATCAAAGCCGGACTTGATGCCGATGAATGGGGCAAAGGCAGTCTGACTGTCCATACTTACAGGGTTCATTTATTTTCTGAAAAAAAATAG
- the purB gene encoding adenylosuccinate lyase, whose amino-acid sequence MTQVLSITPIDGRYARLTGVLSNIFSESGLIHHRIHVELKWLKFLITDLKVHEVIKADQALDLSGLEVLINDFNEDYALRVKEIESRTNHDVKAVEYFIKEKLDAAGLAPIREWVHFACTSEDINNTAYGLMLKKGKDMVVELLKTFVADLEKKALAYKSIPMMSRTHGQPATPTTPGKEFVNFAWRLNQEIQVLEDTKIQSKINGATGNYNAHVFAFPEIDWMAASERFIRDYLGLEPILYTTQINPNTALSRVLHAMVRVAAVMIDFDRDMWGYISLGYFKQRVKAGETGSSTMPHKVNPIDFENSEGNMGLAISMMEHLAVKLQKSRFQRDLSDSTVLRSLGTVFGYFTIGIKNAIKGLSKVDLNQEVLEKDLNDNPELLAEPFQTVMREYGEDNPYERLKDLTRGRKIQKEDLARFVDGLEKVPHDVKERMEALSPQTYLGLAEALVDRYFKDKLKKE is encoded by the coding sequence ATGACACAGGTGTTATCCATCACACCCATAGACGGACGTTATGCCCGTCTTACCGGTGTTCTTTCAAATATTTTCAGTGAATCCGGACTGATTCATCACAGGATTCACGTTGAACTTAAGTGGCTGAAATTTTTGATAACGGATTTAAAGGTCCATGAGGTTATAAAAGCTGACCAGGCCTTGGATTTATCCGGCCTGGAGGTTTTAATAAATGATTTTAATGAGGATTATGCGCTCAGGGTCAAAGAGATAGAGTCCAGGACCAACCACGATGTAAAGGCCGTGGAATATTTTATTAAAGAAAAATTGGATGCGGCAGGGCTTGCTCCCATACGGGAATGGGTCCATTTTGCATGCACTTCCGAAGATATCAATAATACGGCATATGGGTTGATGCTTAAAAAAGGCAAGGACATGGTAGTAGAACTGCTCAAAACCTTTGTGGCGGATCTTGAGAAAAAAGCCTTGGCATATAAAAGCATCCCAATGATGTCCCGTACCCACGGGCAACCTGCTACGCCTACGACCCCGGGCAAAGAGTTTGTTAATTTTGCCTGGCGATTGAACCAAGAAATTCAGGTGCTGGAAGATACCAAAATCCAGTCAAAAATAAACGGGGCAACGGGCAATTACAACGCCCATGTGTTTGCGTTTCCTGAAATTGACTGGATGGCTGCTTCCGAACGTTTTATTCGGGATTACCTGGGGCTTGAGCCCATTTTATACACCACTCAGATAAATCCAAATACGGCTCTGTCTAGGGTACTCCATGCCATGGTTCGGGTTGCGGCGGTAATGATTGATTTCGACCGTGACATGTGGGGGTATATCAGTTTGGGATATTTCAAGCAACGGGTTAAGGCGGGTGAGACCGGATCATCCACAATGCCTCATAAGGTCAATCCTATTGATTTTGAGAACAGTGAAGGGAATATGGGCCTTGCGATTTCCATGATGGAACATTTGGCGGTTAAGCTGCAGAAATCCCGGTTCCAGAGGGACTTGAGTGACAGCACAGTGTTGCGCAGCCTCGGCACTGTATTCGGGTATTTTACCATTGGGATAAAAAATGCAATAAAAGGCCTGTCAAAAGTGGATTTAAACCAAGAGGTGCTTGAAAAGGATCTTAACGATAACCCCGAACTTCTGGCCGAACCCTTTCAAACCGTTATGCGGGAATATGGTGAGGATAATCCCTATGAACGGCTCAAAGATTTGACCCGGGGCAGAAAGATTCAAAAAGAGGATCTGGCCCGGTTTGTGGACGGCCTTGAAAAGGTGCCTCATGACGTCAAAGAACGCATGGAAGCGCTTTCACCCCAAACGTACCTGGGACTTGCTGAAGCCTTGGTGGACAGGTATTTTAAGGATAAATTAAAAAAAGAATAA
- a CDS encoding M48 family metallopeptidase codes for MFLSDQTIINIILVTLIVDYTMNYVADRLNIGRLTTHLPEKFSDVYDKKRYEQSQNYLRVTTRFGTITSTIDLVILLIFWFTGGFGVLDGFVRQTGWASIGCGLLFIGILAGCKFIISLPFSIYSTFIIEEKFGFNKTTPKIFILDLFKSMILSLALGIPLLSAIFWFLESTGPWAWIICWGVTTVFILAVQYIVPTWIMPLFNKFTPLEDGELKNKLFAYAKTIDFPLTQIFVMDGSKRSTKSNAFFTGFGKNKRIVLFDTLINAHTPDELLAVLAHEMGHFKKKHIQRRLIFGILQMGVIFYLLSLFITQQSLFTAFYVDTPSIYAGLVFFSILFSPVDLVISIIMQFFSRKDEYQADHFAAVTTEKAGALISALKKLSADNLANLTPHPFYVFLNYSHPPLAQRVEAMENLEGRV; via the coding sequence ATGTTTTTATCCGACCAGACGATCATCAACATCATTCTTGTTACACTCATTGTAGACTATACAATGAATTATGTGGCTGATCGTCTGAACATCGGCCGACTCACAACGCACCTGCCTGAAAAATTTTCAGATGTTTACGACAAAAAACGGTACGAACAGTCCCAAAATTACCTTAGAGTCACCACCCGATTTGGCACGATAACGTCAACCATTGATCTTGTTATTCTATTGATTTTTTGGTTTACAGGCGGATTCGGCGTCCTTGATGGTTTTGTCAGGCAAACCGGATGGGCTTCCATTGGCTGCGGACTTTTATTTATCGGAATCCTGGCAGGGTGCAAATTTATCATATCCCTGCCCTTTTCCATCTATTCCACCTTTATCATAGAAGAAAAATTCGGGTTTAACAAAACCACACCAAAGATTTTTATTCTGGATTTGTTTAAATCCATGATTTTATCCCTGGCGCTGGGCATCCCCCTGCTGTCTGCCATATTCTGGTTTCTGGAAAGCACGGGCCCCTGGGCCTGGATAATCTGCTGGGGTGTGACCACCGTGTTTATCCTGGCAGTGCAATACATTGTTCCCACATGGATCATGCCGTTGTTCAATAAGTTTACCCCTCTTGAAGATGGTGAATTAAAAAACAAACTTTTTGCCTATGCCAAAACCATTGATTTTCCTTTGACCCAAATCTTTGTCATGGACGGTTCAAAACGCAGCACAAAATCCAACGCGTTTTTCACCGGGTTTGGAAAAAACAAACGCATTGTACTGTTTGACACTCTAATCAACGCCCATACCCCGGACGAACTTCTGGCCGTACTTGCCCATGAAATGGGCCATTTCAAAAAAAAGCACATTCAGCGCCGTCTGATCTTCGGCATTCTTCAGATGGGGGTAATTTTTTACCTTCTATCTTTATTCATCACCCAGCAAAGCCTTTTTACGGCATTTTATGTGGATACGCCGTCGATATATGCCGGCCTTGTTTTTTTCAGTATTCTGTTTTCCCCGGTTGATCTGGTCATCTCCATTATCATGCAGTTCTTTTCGAGGAAAGACGAATACCAAGCAGACCATTTTGCCGCAGTGACAACAGAAAAGGCCGGGGCGCTAATATCGGCATTAAAAAAACTCAGCGCCGATAATCTTGCCAACCTGACCCCGCACCCCTTTTATGTATTTTTAAATTATTCCCACCCGCCACTGGCACAGCGCGTCGAAGCCATGGAAAATCTTGAAGGGAGGGTTTAA
- a CDS encoding phosphoesterase, which yields MNKKQEQVLCIDRKNLPASWVTPKTVLPMAFSTFSATCTKAEFSFVRRDIAEEDRQKKQIIPYILLQTADGGMTAAYNRQGSETRLHDLWSIGIGGHINPEDTTLETDSFEIILKSGMQRELDEELIRRIDADPIEFLGIISEDLTPVGSVHMGAVFVIRTQDPKGYLPGEELHSFTWHATPTLLRLNLELWSELALELITQ from the coding sequence ATGAACAAAAAACAAGAACAAGTCTTATGCATTGACAGAAAAAATCTTCCGGCGTCCTGGGTAACTCCCAAAACGGTTCTTCCCATGGCGTTTAGCACATTTTCCGCCACATGCACCAAAGCTGAATTTTCCTTTGTCCGCCGGGACATTGCCGAAGAAGACAGACAAAAAAAACAGATTATCCCGTATATTCTTTTGCAGACAGCCGATGGCGGTATGACCGCGGCCTACAACAGGCAGGGCAGCGAAACGCGCCTCCATGACCTGTGGTCCATCGGAATCGGCGGCCATATCAACCCGGAAGACACAACCTTGGAAACTGATAGTTTTGAAATTATTTTAAAAAGCGGTATGCAAAGGGAATTAGATGAGGAACTGATCCGGCGAATTGACGCAGATCCCATTGAATTCTTAGGCATTATCAGTGAAGACCTCACACCGGTGGGCAGCGTTCATATGGGGGCGGTCTTTGTGATCAGAACACAAGATCCCAAAGGCTATCTGCCCGGCGAAGAGTTACACAGTTTTACCTGGCATGCAACACCAACGCTTTTGCGACTGAATTTAGAGCTATGGTCCGAACTGGCCCTGGAACTTATCACTCAATGA
- a CDS encoding integration host factor subunit alpha codes for MALTKTIIAEKIQNELDLSRTVAYDVMEEFLEIIKETISSGEDIMISGFGKFCVNEKKARKGRNPATDEEMTLPARRVVTFKCSGKLRDLINSDSQ; via the coding sequence ATGGCACTGACCAAAACCATTATTGCAGAAAAAATACAGAATGAACTGGACCTGTCAAGAACCGTTGCCTATGATGTCATGGAAGAGTTTCTTGAAATCATAAAAGAGACCATTTCAAGTGGTGAAGATATCATGATTTCCGGTTTCGGCAAATTTTGTGTAAATGAAAAAAAAGCAAGAAAAGGACGCAACCCTGCAACCGATGAAGAGATGACGCTTCCGGCCCGACGGGTTGTCACCTTTAAATGTTCCGGAAAACTCCGGGATTTGATTAATTCAGACAGCCAATAA